Proteins from a single region of Belliella baltica DSM 15883:
- a CDS encoding amidohydrolase, whose amino-acid sequence MKSLPKLKIALIQTALHWKDKTANFAMLEEKIWEIEENVDLIVLPEMFSTGFTMDASEMAEPMNFTACKWLKQMASQTQSAVTGSVIIQENGNFFNRMLWAKPDGELLWYDKRHLFRMANEDEIYSMGKVRKIFELNGWKILPQVCYDLRFPVWSRNSSDEGLMEYDICVYIASWPKPRIKAWDILLQARAVENLAYALGVNRVGEDGNQVPYSGHSAAYNFKGEQMVYSEDKEETLIVEFDANDLRTYRDKFPAWKDADQFNIL is encoded by the coding sequence ATGAAGTCTCTTCCAAAATTAAAAATAGCATTGATTCAAACAGCTCTTCATTGGAAAGATAAGACCGCGAATTTTGCGATGTTGGAAGAGAAAATATGGGAAATTGAGGAGAATGTTGATCTGATTGTATTGCCTGAAATGTTTTCAACAGGATTTACCATGGATGCTTCGGAAATGGCAGAACCGATGAATTTCACAGCTTGTAAATGGCTCAAGCAAATGGCTTCTCAAACGCAGTCCGCAGTCACAGGAAGCGTAATTATCCAAGAAAATGGTAATTTTTTCAATCGAATGCTTTGGGCAAAACCAGACGGAGAATTACTTTGGTATGATAAGAGACATCTTTTTAGAATGGCTAATGAAGATGAAATTTATTCCATGGGTAAAGTCAGGAAGATTTTTGAATTGAATGGCTGGAAGATTCTTCCACAAGTATGCTATGATTTGAGATTTCCAGTTTGGTCTAGAAATTCATCTGATGAAGGTTTAATGGAATATGATATTTGTGTTTATATAGCAAGTTGGCCCAAGCCAAGAATCAAAGCTTGGGACATTTTGCTTCAAGCTAGGGCAGTGGAAAATTTAGCATACGCTTTAGGAGTAAATAGAGTAGGAGAAGATGGTAATCAAGTCCCATACTCTGGTCACTCAGCAGCATATAATTTCAAAGGTGAGCAAATGGTCTATTCTGAAGACAAAGAAGAGACTCTGATTGTCGAATTTGATGCAAATGATTTACGTACATATAGAGACAAATTCCCAGCATGGAAAGATGCTGATCAATTTAATATCTTATAA
- the gap gene encoding type I glyceraldehyde-3-phosphate dehydrogenase, giving the protein MSKIKIGINGFGRIGRLVFRAAQTRNDIQVVAINDLIDVDYMAYMLKYDSTHGKFDGVVEVKNGKLIVNGNEIRVTAEKSPANLKWGEVGADYVVESTGIFLTKETAQGHIDAGAKKVIMSAPSKDDTPMFVMGVNENSYTSDMVFVSNASCTTNCLAPIAKVLNDNWGIEEGLMTTVHATTATQKTVDGPSAKDWRGGRGASQNIIPSSTGAAKAVGKVIPELNGKLTGMAFRVPTPNVSVVDLTVRLKNGASYEEICAKMKEVSETSMKGILGYTEDQVVSTDFNGDSRTSIFDAGAGIQLSDKFVKVVAWYDNEWGYSNKVVDLLSYIASK; this is encoded by the coding sequence ATGAGCAAAATTAAAATTGGAATCAACGGATTCGGAAGAATCGGTAGATTGGTATTCAGAGCTGCGCAAACAAGGAATGATATTCAAGTTGTAGCGATCAATGACCTAATCGATGTGGATTATATGGCTTACATGCTAAAGTATGATTCTACTCACGGTAAATTCGACGGAGTTGTTGAAGTGAAAAATGGGAAATTGATTGTTAATGGCAATGAAATCAGAGTCACTGCTGAAAAAAGCCCTGCAAACTTGAAATGGGGTGAAGTAGGTGCTGATTATGTTGTAGAGTCTACTGGTATATTTTTAACCAAAGAAACAGCGCAAGGTCATATCGATGCAGGTGCTAAAAAAGTTATCATGTCTGCTCCTTCTAAAGATGATACCCCAATGTTTGTAATGGGTGTAAATGAAAATTCATATACATCTGATATGGTTTTTGTATCGAACGCATCTTGTACGACTAACTGTCTTGCTCCAATTGCTAAAGTATTGAATGACAATTGGGGAATTGAAGAAGGTTTAATGACTACGGTTCACGCAACTACTGCAACTCAAAAAACAGTAGATGGACCATCTGCAAAAGACTGGAGAGGTGGTAGAGGAGCTTCACAAAATATTATCCCTTCTTCTACAGGAGCTGCAAAGGCGGTAGGTAAAGTTATCCCTGAATTGAATGGTAAATTGACAGGGATGGCATTTAGGGTGCCTACTCCAAATGTATCTGTTGTTGATTTGACTGTTAGATTGAAAAATGGTGCTTCTTATGAAGAGATTTGTGCTAAGATGAAAGAGGTTTCTGAAACTAGCATGAAAGGTATTTTGGGTTACACAGAAGATCAAGTTGTATCTACTGATTTCAATGGTGATAGCAGAACTTCAATTTTTGATGCTGGAGCTGGAATCCAATTGAGTGACAAATTTGTAAAAGTAGTAGCTTGGTATGACAACGAGTGGGGTTATTCTAACAAAGTTGTTGACCTACTTTCTTACATCGCAAGTAAGTAA
- a CDS encoding MCP four helix bundle domain-containing protein, with protein sequence MKTPKSLNNKLKAAIVLTFLLLVIFGKNILDRKNFNELEESFASVYEDRLVVESYIFTISENLFRIKLLVNHCWEETDYSHVIEDIKTYEDKILATVSTFEKTNLTATEDEFLKDFRGIIETNLRIADYDLLYSDEKGINYEQVHIYNEYIERAIGDLEKLSNIQLEEGHRLAINSEKVVTRSRIWAQFEVAALVILLLIIYLLIYTSRNIKSELID encoded by the coding sequence ATGAAAACTCCTAAATCATTAAATAATAAACTTAAAGCCGCGATTGTCTTGACATTTCTACTCTTGGTGATATTTGGTAAAAATATTTTGGATAGAAAAAACTTTAATGAATTAGAAGAGTCTTTTGCTTCAGTATACGAGGATAGATTAGTAGTTGAAAGTTACATTTTTACAATATCAGAAAATTTATTTAGGATTAAATTATTGGTGAATCACTGTTGGGAGGAGACGGATTATTCACATGTAATTGAAGATATAAAGACTTATGAAGATAAGATACTTGCAACAGTGAGTACTTTTGAAAAAACAAATCTTACAGCCACTGAAGACGAATTCCTAAAAGATTTTAGAGGTATTATTGAGACAAATTTGAGAATTGCAGATTATGATCTTCTTTATTCTGATGAAAAAGGGATTAATTATGAACAAGTTCATATATATAATGAATATATCGAACGAGCGATAGGTGATTTGGAAAAGCTATCAAATATCCAACTGGAGGAGGGACATAGGCTTGCTATTAATTCCGAAAAAGTAGTGACAAGGTCAAGAATCTGGGCTCAATTTGAAGTAGCGGCTCTTGTGATTTTATTATTAATCATTTACCTTTTAATCTATACATCTAGAAACATTAAATCGGAATTGATTGATTAA
- the def gene encoding peptide deformylase: protein MIYPIVAYGNPILKKEAEEIHDNEDVSDLIKDMFSTMDHASGVGLAAPQINQGVRLFVIDSSLMLDENDEEKGIRRAFINPIILDEYGDNYGFEEGCLSIPEVRAEIIRPEKLTIEYFDENWILREEEFSGMTARVIQHEYDHLEGILFIDYLKGLKKRLVQSKLIEVSKGKVPTDYRMIYPLR from the coding sequence ATGATTTACCCGATTGTAGCATATGGCAATCCAATTCTAAAAAAAGAAGCAGAAGAGATTCATGATAATGAAGATGTATCTGATTTAATCAAAGATATGTTTAGCACTATGGATCATGCCAGTGGTGTTGGATTAGCTGCTCCTCAGATCAATCAAGGGGTCAGGCTTTTTGTGATTGACAGTTCATTGATGTTAGATGAAAATGATGAAGAAAAAGGTATAAGAAGGGCTTTTATTAATCCAATTATACTTGATGAATATGGCGATAATTATGGTTTTGAGGAGGGGTGTTTGTCTATACCTGAAGTAAGAGCAGAAATCATAAGGCCTGAAAAGTTGACAATTGAATATTTTGATGAAAACTGGATTTTGAGAGAAGAAGAGTTTTCAGGAATGACAGCAAGAGTTATTCAACATGAATATGATCACTTAGAAGGTATTCTTTTTATAGATTACTTGAAAGGGCTTAAAAAAAGACTCGTGCAATCAAAGCTAATAGAAGTCAGTAAAGGTAAAGTACCTACAGATTATAGAATGATTTATCCCTTGAGATAA
- a CDS encoding trypsin-like peptidase domain-containing protein produces the protein MFVQAISKVSGFTRAIHSISRSYKGEKIIPGAATLFFVNDEGFAITCKHVVQWLSQGMQMGKHYTAFKEELNRIPKDGRFKETLRNLETKYKLEENSPIQMKTTFVDCIDQISGLTWHLHPDYDLAIIKFNDFNKLLYQGHAVFPKDSNNINQGKFLCRLGFPFPEFNNFRFNPEKDDIEWTNEGVKASPRFPIDGMLTRFIGDAKGVKYGIEMSTPGLRGQSGGPLFDENGIVYGMQSRTKHLHLGFDIEDKEIITKGKTKKINDYSFIHLGECIHVDVIKSFLTQHQVKFTEV, from the coding sequence ATGTTTGTACAAGCTATTTCAAAAGTATCAGGATTTACGAGAGCGATTCATTCCATTAGCAGGAGCTACAAGGGTGAAAAAATCATTCCAGGAGCAGCAACTTTGTTTTTTGTAAACGATGAAGGGTTTGCTATTACCTGCAAACACGTCGTACAATGGCTTTCTCAAGGGATGCAGATGGGAAAACATTATACAGCCTTCAAAGAAGAGTTAAATAGGATCCCAAAAGATGGACGCTTCAAGGAAACGCTAAGAAACCTAGAGACAAAATATAAATTAGAAGAAAATAGTCCTATTCAGATGAAAACAACTTTTGTTGACTGTATTGATCAAATATCTGGATTAACTTGGCATCTTCACCCCGATTATGACCTAGCAATAATCAAATTCAACGATTTCAATAAACTGCTTTACCAAGGTCATGCGGTTTTCCCAAAAGACTCCAACAACATCAATCAAGGCAAGTTTTTATGCAGACTTGGTTTTCCTTTCCCCGAATTCAACAACTTTAGATTCAATCCTGAAAAAGACGATATCGAGTGGACCAATGAAGGTGTAAAAGCTTCACCAAGATTTCCGATAGACGGAATGCTTACTCGATTTATTGGTGATGCAAAAGGTGTAAAATATGGTATTGAAATGAGCACACCTGGACTAAGAGGACAAAGCGGTGGGCCTCTTTTTGATGAAAATGGAATCGTTTATGGAATGCAAAGCAGAACAAAGCACCTCCACCTTGGCTTTGATATCGAAGACAAAGAAATCATCACCAAAGGCAAAACAAAAAAAATCAATGATTATTCCTTTATCCATTTAGGCGAATGTATTCATGTTGATGTGATCAAATCTTTTCTTACGCAACATCAAGTAAAATTCACAGAAGTATAA
- a CDS encoding YncE family protein, which produces MKNLRLLGYLLALSLFIYSCDGSGEERPLGEYEKGLLIINEGNFSSRDGDISHYNFNTGEVQQNIFEKVNNRPFAGLVQDLVEYEDYFYLVANTGKVEIVNKNTFESIGSVEGEELNIPRSAIITDNKIYIADWGPYDASFASPESYIAIVNGITGGAVTKKSRTSSRPESFYKINNDLLIACSAARKIDVMRVGVDTVNRSIDVEGTPVRFLEHDNKLLLLSRNSSTVFFHEINKSNYSISNTTEINISRPTSKLTLGENGEAYVITSTGWPDYNDAVAKISITSGQVIDASLYEGNGFYGIGFDNFDKNIYVSENNGFQGSGTAIVINQSGNEVKTIPTGVGPSGFIFKR; this is translated from the coding sequence ATGAAAAATTTAAGATTATTAGGCTATCTACTAGCCTTATCATTATTTATCTATTCTTGTGACGGTAGTGGCGAGGAACGACCTCTTGGAGAGTACGAAAAGGGGCTTTTGATCATCAATGAAGGAAATTTCTCTTCTCGTGATGGAGACATTAGCCATTACAATTTCAATACGGGGGAGGTACAGCAAAACATATTTGAAAAAGTTAATAATAGACCTTTTGCAGGATTGGTTCAAGATCTCGTTGAGTACGAGGATTATTTTTATTTGGTCGCGAATACTGGTAAAGTAGAAATTGTAAATAAAAACACTTTTGAGAGCATAGGGTCTGTAGAAGGCGAAGAGCTAAATATTCCTAGATCAGCTATTATAACTGATAACAAAATTTACATTGCCGATTGGGGTCCTTACGATGCAAGTTTCGCAAGTCCAGAATCATATATTGCCATTGTAAATGGTATCACAGGAGGAGCAGTTACAAAAAAATCAAGAACTTCAAGTCGTCCTGAAAGTTTCTATAAAATAAATAACGACTTATTAATTGCCTGTTCTGCTGCGCGGAAAATTGATGTTATGAGAGTAGGAGTCGACACAGTAAATAGGAGTATCGATGTGGAAGGAACTCCTGTCAGATTCTTGGAACATGACAACAAACTGCTTCTTTTATCCAGAAACTCAAGCACTGTTTTCTTTCACGAAATCAATAAGAGTAACTACAGCATTAGCAATACGACTGAAATCAATATTTCTAGACCAACTTCGAAGTTGACATTGGGTGAAAATGGAGAGGCATATGTCATTACTTCAACAGGATGGCCTGACTATAATGATGCTGTAGCCAAAATTTCAATCACTTCAGGTCAAGTCATAGATGCTTCCCTGTATGAAGGAAACGGTTTTTATGGAATTGGTTTTGATAATTTTGATAAAAACATCTATGTCTCTGAAAACAATGGTTTTCAAGGTTCAGGAACAGCTATAGTAATTAATCAAAGTGGTAATGAAGTCAAAACTATCCCAACAGGGGTAGGCCCATCAGGCTTTATTTTTAAAAGGTAA
- a CDS encoding NADP-dependent isocitrate dehydrogenase yields the protein MTTKTAKILYTLTDEAPALATYSLLPIVKAFTDSAGVVVETRDISLSGRIIALFPEFLTSDQKIGDALAELGDVAKTAEANIVKLPNISASMPQLLAAIKELKEKGYALPEYPLNPKNDQEKEVKSRYDKVKGSAVNPVLREGNSDRRAPLAVKNYAKKNPHSMGAWSADSKTHVASMQKGDFYGSEKSLTLSSATSVDIEFVNAAGEVKTLKAGLSLKENEVVDAAVLSVAELKSFFKEQIASAKKEGVLFSLHMKATMMKVSDPIIFGHAVKVFFAPVFEKYGEKLSQLGIDVNNGFGDLLVKLNKLPVAEKSEIEAAIEACYADSPDLAMVNSDKGITNLHVPSDVIIDASMPAMIRTSGKMWNKAGEEQDTKAVIPDRSYAGVYQETIDFCKKNGAFDPSTMGSVPNVGLMAQKAEEYGSHDKTFEIEDKGIVRVVANGEVLLSHDVEKGDIWRMCQTKDAPIQDWVKLAVNRAKATGVPAIFWLDDKRAHDRELIKKVNNYLKDHDTSGLDIQIMSPIEATKFSLERIKAGKDTISVTGNVLRDYLTDLFPILELGTSAKMLSIVPLMNGGGLFETGAGGSAPKHVEQLVEENHLRWDSLGEFLALAVSLEHLGDTFANDRAKVLAETLDVATGKFLDEDKSPSRNAKELDNRGSHFYLAMYWAEALASQQKDMELKNKFESIAKQLFENETKIVSELNDAQGVKVDIGGYYRLDAVKVDKVMRPSATFNAILAQIA from the coding sequence ATGACCACTAAAACAGCCAAAATTCTTTACACACTTACTGATGAAGCGCCAGCTTTGGCAACATATTCATTATTACCGATTGTAAAAGCTTTTACAGATTCGGCGGGAGTTGTTGTAGAGACAAGAGATATTTCTTTGTCGGGAAGAATTATTGCGCTTTTTCCAGAATTCTTGACTTCAGATCAAAAAATCGGAGATGCGCTTGCCGAACTTGGGGATGTAGCCAAGACTGCTGAAGCAAACATTGTAAAACTTCCGAATATCAGTGCTTCTATGCCTCAATTATTAGCTGCTATTAAGGAATTGAAAGAAAAAGGATATGCGCTTCCTGAATATCCACTTAATCCCAAAAATGATCAAGAAAAGGAAGTCAAGTCAAGATATGATAAGGTTAAAGGAAGTGCAGTAAACCCTGTCTTGAGAGAAGGGAATTCGGATAGAAGAGCACCTTTGGCTGTAAAAAATTACGCTAAGAAAAACCCACACAGTATGGGTGCTTGGAGTGCAGATTCTAAAACTCACGTTGCAAGTATGCAAAAAGGAGATTTTTATGGTAGCGAAAAATCACTGACGCTTTCTTCTGCTACCTCCGTTGATATAGAATTTGTAAATGCTGCCGGTGAAGTAAAAACTTTAAAGGCTGGACTATCTCTAAAAGAAAATGAAGTTGTAGATGCGGCTGTGTTAAGTGTAGCAGAGTTAAAATCTTTTTTCAAGGAACAAATTGCTTCTGCAAAAAAAGAAGGTGTGCTTTTTTCACTTCATATGAAAGCAACCATGATGAAGGTATCAGATCCAATCATTTTTGGTCACGCAGTAAAGGTGTTTTTTGCTCCAGTATTTGAAAAATATGGAGAAAAGTTGTCTCAACTTGGGATAGATGTCAATAATGGTTTTGGAGATTTATTAGTTAAATTGAATAAGCTACCTGTTGCTGAAAAGTCAGAAATCGAAGCGGCTATTGAGGCTTGCTATGCAGATTCGCCAGACCTTGCTATGGTAAATTCAGATAAAGGGATTACCAATTTACATGTTCCTTCTGATGTCATTATAGATGCGTCTATGCCTGCCATGATCAGAACTTCTGGTAAAATGTGGAATAAAGCTGGGGAAGAACAAGATACTAAAGCTGTGATTCCAGATAGATCTTATGCTGGTGTTTATCAAGAAACAATTGATTTCTGTAAGAAAAATGGGGCATTTGATCCATCTACAATGGGTTCTGTTCCGAATGTTGGTTTGATGGCTCAAAAGGCTGAAGAATATGGTTCACATGACAAGACTTTTGAAATTGAAGATAAGGGAATTGTTCGAGTTGTGGCTAATGGAGAAGTGCTATTGTCTCATGATGTTGAGAAGGGTGATATTTGGAGAATGTGTCAAACAAAAGATGCTCCTATTCAAGATTGGGTGAAATTAGCAGTAAACCGAGCTAAGGCCACTGGTGTTCCTGCCATTTTTTGGTTGGACGATAAGAGAGCACATGATAGAGAGTTGATCAAAAAAGTAAATAATTATCTAAAAGACCATGATACCTCTGGTTTAGATATTCAAATCATGTCTCCAATCGAAGCCACCAAGTTTTCCTTGGAGCGAATCAAAGCAGGAAAAGATACAATTTCTGTGACTGGAAATGTTTTGAGAGATTACTTAACTGATCTTTTTCCAATTTTAGAATTAGGGACAAGCGCAAAAATGCTCTCCATCGTCCCATTGATGAATGGTGGAGGTCTATTTGAAACAGGCGCCGGTGGTTCTGCTCCAAAGCATGTTGAGCAATTGGTTGAAGAAAACCACTTACGTTGGGATTCTCTTGGAGAGTTTTTAGCATTAGCAGTTTCTTTAGAGCATCTGGGGGATACTTTTGCTAATGACAGAGCAAAAGTTCTGGCAGAGACTTTGGATGTTGCTACAGGAAAGTTTTTGGATGAGGATAAGTCTCCTTCAAGGAACGCCAAGGAATTGGATAATCGAGGAAGTCATTTCTACCTTGCCATGTACTGGGCTGAAGCTTTAGCTTCACAGCAAAAAGATATGGAATTGAAAAATAAATTTGAATCTATAGCCAAACAATTATTTGAAAATGAAACTAAGATCGTTTCAGAACTAAATGATGCGCAAGGTGTCAAAGTAGATATTGGTGGTTATTACAGACTTGATGCGGTAAAGGTTGATAAAGTTATGCGTCCAAGTGCTACTTTCAATGCAATTCTTGCGCAAATAGCTTAA
- a CDS encoding TonB-dependent receptor — protein MELKLVEVYSSPLEKYTYGQTLQKVDSRDLNEFQGQSLAELLQQRSGLFLRQYGPGMLTSLTMRGTSAGHNSVFWNGIPINSPSLGQADFSILPVGGFDEATIHYGSSGALYGTDAIGGAIHLNNKNTFNKGHQTKILSTFGSFGRWNQQVEYGYSNQNFSSRSRVYRNFSKNNFKFNNLARAGSPEERQRNAEVEQFGAMQDLAWNLRPNQQLSTSIWWNQTDRQIQPVMGSNGSDVQNDNNFRAVVDYNKFTAATIWNIKAGVVLDELKFNQSVNQTSQFLLSSDIDWTISEKLKSKTGVRFNHVIGNLSSYEATEDRLELYQSINYLPASNLAFSLNLRQMIFNRDLAPFTPSIGSEWTFFKNEKNKFSAHTSVSKSFKIPTLNDRFWVPGGNPDLESEESISAEIGLAHVFNSNYFMISNQINLYSMWVDNWIIWLPRGSFWSPENIREVRNQGLEYFVTIKKSLNQMHLEFNGSYNYTLATILNNLSENDRSQGNQLPYTPKHKTQGNLRFTYKSNSAFVNGHWIGERYINTDNTSSVAPYGLLDLGYSKSLEFSLKIKASIGFQVNNITNNDYQVLRLRAMPGRNYLININLTL, from the coding sequence GTGGAACTGAAATTGGTCGAGGTTTATTCATCTCCACTTGAAAAATACACCTATGGACAGACGCTCCAGAAAGTTGATTCAAGAGACTTGAACGAATTTCAAGGGCAATCTTTAGCAGAATTGCTTCAGCAACGAAGTGGGCTATTCCTTAGACAATATGGACCTGGTATGTTAACATCTCTTACCATGAGAGGCACGTCTGCAGGTCATAATTCAGTTTTTTGGAATGGAATCCCAATCAATAGCCCCTCGCTTGGTCAAGCAGATTTTTCAATATTGCCAGTTGGAGGATTTGACGAAGCTACGATACATTATGGCAGTAGCGGAGCACTATATGGCACTGATGCAATCGGTGGAGCCATTCATCTGAACAACAAAAACACATTCAACAAAGGGCATCAAACCAAAATCCTGAGCACTTTTGGAAGTTTTGGAAGATGGAATCAGCAAGTTGAATATGGGTATTCAAATCAAAATTTCTCGAGCAGAAGTCGCGTGTATAGAAATTTCTCAAAAAATAATTTCAAATTCAACAACTTAGCAAGAGCTGGAAGTCCTGAAGAAAGACAAAGAAATGCGGAAGTTGAACAGTTTGGGGCTATGCAAGATTTGGCTTGGAATCTCCGTCCAAATCAGCAACTCAGCACATCAATTTGGTGGAATCAAACAGACAGACAAATTCAGCCTGTGATGGGATCAAATGGTTCCGATGTACAGAATGACAATAATTTCCGAGCAGTAGTTGATTATAATAAATTCACCGCTGCAACGATTTGGAATATTAAAGCAGGGGTAGTTTTAGATGAATTGAAATTCAATCAGAGTGTCAATCAAACCTCCCAATTTCTCCTATCCTCAGATATTGATTGGACTATTTCAGAAAAGTTGAAGTCAAAAACAGGAGTGCGGTTCAATCATGTAATTGGGAATCTCAGCAGCTATGAAGCCACTGAGGATAGGTTAGAACTTTATCAATCCATCAATTATCTTCCAGCTTCTAACCTCGCATTTTCTTTAAACTTAAGACAAATGATCTTCAATAGAGATCTTGCCCCATTCACACCGAGCATTGGATCAGAATGGACATTTTTTAAAAATGAAAAGAACAAATTCAGCGCACACACCTCTGTCTCGAAGAGCTTTAAAATCCCCACACTGAATGATCGATTTTGGGTTCCAGGAGGAAATCCAGACCTAGAATCTGAAGAAAGTATCAGTGCAGAAATTGGTTTGGCTCATGTTTTCAATAGTAATTATTTCATGATCAGCAATCAGATCAATCTTTACAGCATGTGGGTTGACAATTGGATCATTTGGCTGCCAAGAGGGAGTTTTTGGAGTCCAGAAAATATCCGTGAAGTCCGAAATCAAGGTTTAGAATATTTTGTAACGATTAAAAAATCATTGAATCAAATGCATTTAGAATTCAATGGAAGTTACAATTACACCCTAGCGACGATTCTCAATAACTTATCCGAAAATGACCGCTCGCAGGGAAATCAACTTCCTTATACACCCAAACATAAGACTCAGGGAAATTTACGCTTCACATACAAATCAAATTCTGCTTTTGTAAATGGACATTGGATTGGAGAGAGATATATCAATACAGACAATACTTCTTCAGTCGCTCCTTATGGACTTTTGGATTTAGGGTATAGTAAAAGTTTAGAATTCAGTCTAAAGATAAAGGCCTCAATAGGATTTCAAGTAAACAATATAACAAACAATGATTATCAAGTTCTCAGATTGAGAGCAATGCCCGGAAGAAATTATCTAATCAATATCAATTTAACACTATGA
- a CDS encoding tetratricopeptide repeat protein: protein MFKTNNYQEAMAVYENLLQNDEVFSPAMLLKMAYISEGKGDFSKASFYLAKYYDINPNPRVITKIKTLTEQPNLVGYEITDWDRFFKFTSDLQQEITLVFLSLLLISFILLFIFQQKANKPKYYVPSIILIFLVFASNNFLKRSSTGIVTGSPTIIMDKPTAGGKLIKNVDPGHRVIIKSSKDIWYEIEWGKQKAFVKKESITKL, encoded by the coding sequence TTGTTTAAAACCAATAACTACCAAGAAGCTATGGCTGTTTATGAAAACTTACTCCAAAATGATGAAGTTTTCTCTCCTGCAATGCTCCTGAAAATGGCTTATATTTCTGAAGGAAAAGGAGATTTTTCAAAGGCAAGTTTTTATCTAGCTAAATACTACGACATTAACCCTAATCCAAGAGTTATCACAAAAATCAAAACGCTAACAGAGCAGCCAAATCTGGTTGGATATGAAATTACTGACTGGGATAGATTTTTCAAATTCACTTCTGACCTACAACAAGAAATCACTTTGGTATTTCTAAGTTTATTGTTGATATCCTTTATCTTACTTTTCATTTTTCAGCAAAAAGCTAACAAACCCAAATACTATGTCCCCAGTATTATCCTAATCTTCTTGGTTTTTGCTAGCAATAATTTTCTCAAACGATCATCCACAGGAATTGTGACTGGCAGTCCTACAATCATAATGGATAAACCAACAGCAGGAGGGAAATTGATAAAAAATGTAGATCCAGGACACCGGGTAATCATAAAATCTTCAAAGGATATCTGGTATGAAATAGAATGGGGAAAACAAAAAGCATTCGTCAAAAAAGAGAGCATCACTAAACTTTAA
- a CDS encoding LON peptidase substrate-binding domain-containing protein, translated as MSWKDMTNEIIPIFPLKLVAFPGEHLNLHIFEPRYKQLIADISEGDGRFGVSVYLDKLMPFGSEVHLEEVSKVYEDGRLDIKTKVIRVYELIRFENPFQDKLYAAGEIIPFENDISVAAHLHNEFIFYLKEFFRLIGEPQSIIPLAINSFTLTHKIGLSLEEEYELLVMRKESMRIQFLIKHFIKVIPVLREVERAKAKIRMNGHFKTLDALDF; from the coding sequence ATGAGTTGGAAAGATATGACAAATGAAATAATTCCTATTTTTCCACTCAAACTAGTTGCTTTTCCTGGTGAGCATCTTAATCTTCATATTTTTGAGCCTCGTTATAAACAGTTGATTGCTGATATAAGCGAAGGTGATGGTAGATTTGGAGTGTCTGTTTATTTAGATAAATTAATGCCTTTTGGTTCAGAAGTACATTTGGAGGAAGTGAGTAAAGTCTATGAAGATGGTAGATTGGATATCAAAACTAAGGTGATTCGTGTTTATGAATTAATAAGGTTTGAAAACCCTTTTCAAGACAAACTCTATGCAGCAGGTGAAATAATCCCTTTTGAAAATGATATTTCAGTTGCAGCCCATTTGCACAATGAATTTATTTTTTATCTAAAAGAATTTTTCAGATTGATTGGCGAGCCTCAAAGCATCATACCCTTAGCGATCAATTCTTTTACATTAACTCATAAAATTGGGTTGTCCTTGGAAGAAGAATACGAGCTACTTGTCATGAGGAAAGAGAGCATGCGGATTCAGTTTTTAATCAAGCATTTCATTAAGGTGATTCCTGTTTTAAGAGAAGTTGAGCGAGCAAAAGCTAAAATAAGGATGAATGGCCATTTCAAAACTTTAGATGCACTTGATTTTTAG